The Chitinivibrionales bacterium genome includes the window TTTGAACTGCTCCTCGGGGTTCCACGCGTTGCCGATGTCGGTGAACACGGCGCCGTTGACATACCGGAGCGTCAGGGGCAGGGGCCACACGAGCGTCATCTCCTTGAGGAACGGGAACCGGAACTCGGTATTGACAACGGCGAATTTCGTGCCGATGATGTCGAGGTAGTTCCATCCCCTGAAGGGAACGATGATGTCGGAATAGAAGAAATTGTTCACGTTCTGCTGATAGGCGGCCGTGTTGAAGTCGTACAGGAACCAGTTCTCGTCGCCGCCCAGAAAGAATTTCCTCGACGGCGCCTCGTTGCGCAGGGGAATGCTCGCGCCGAAGGCGAGCCGGTTTGCCCATACGAACCGGTTGAGGATGTGCCAGTAGTGCCGCACGTCCACGTCGAAGGACGCGAACGACGCGTCGATGAGCTTGACCGGCGGCGACATCACCACGCGCGCCTGCGCCCGCAGGCCGTTGAGCGGGCCCGTGATGCCCCACAGGATGTCGTCGTAGGTGTAAGATATCGAGGGCATGAAAATATTGATGGTCCGGTTCCGGCGGGTGGTGTCATTGACAAACGAGCCGTTGTCCGTGGTTTCGGAAAGGTAGGGAACGCGGAACAGATTTTCGTAAAAGCCCTCCACGTCGATGCGGGAATACATGGAGAACGGGAAGCGGAGTGTGGCCATGGCGCCGGCGTCGGTGTCGAAATAGAGTGAGTCGCCGAAAATGTCGGTCGCGGTGTATTCCCGGTTGTAAAACGCGGCGAGGCCGAAGTTGACCTTGTGCTCCAGGTTGAAGTAGGAGGCGAACAGGTGCGTGTAATCCGCGATGTTGCCCTCCACGTCGCCCATCACCGCGATCTGGTGGTTTCCCATGAGGTCGGAGAACACGGCAACGATCTGGCCCGACACGCCGTAGCCGTAGTACGCGTCGGTGCCGAGTCCCACCGAAACGATGTCCGGGGTGAAGGTCAGGCGGTACGGCCGCGGCGACAGCGTGTCGAAATTAAGCGTGACGTGCTGGGGCGGGCTGACCGGCACAGCCGCGGCCGCCGGCGGTTCTTTTTTTTGCCAATCAGTCTTCTTGACGGCAACGGAATCCCCGCTTTTGGCAGCCGTCGTGTCAGGATGAGCCTTCGTGGTGTCGCGCTCTGAAATGCCGGTTTCCTCATCCGCGGCGGTTTCCGGAGTTGTCAAGGGGGCCGCGTGCCGGCCCGGACCGTGAAAGGCCTCCTTTTTCTTCGGTCCGGAGGCGCTGTCCGCCGCGACCTCGGGAGAAAAGAAGGGCTTGGCGGTGTCGTCGCACGATTCCATCCATTTTGTTTTTTCAGGCATTTTTTCCATGAGCCTGTTCATGGGATCCGCAACGCGCCAGATGTCCCATCCGCCCTTCTGGAAAAGGCAGTACACCGCGGCGGCCGAGTCTTTCGCCCAGTCCGGGCTCGAGCACCCGCCGATCACGTCGGTGAGCGCTTTCGCGCTGTCGGGATTTTTGAACGGCGCGACGTAAATGTTGTCGATGCCGTTTCGGTCCGACACGTACATGATGAACTTTCCGTCCGGCGAAAAACACGGCGCCTTCTTGTTGCCCGGCGACGCAGTCAGCTGCACGCAGTGCAGGTCGGCGAGGTCGAGGTACCACAGCTGGACCGGCGGTGCCGCCTTTCGCACCGAACGCTCGGCCGCGCCCGAGGTGTCCTGTCGCGCAAAAACGATTCCCCTGCCGTCGCGGGTGTAGCGCGGGTCGGCCTCCGAAAAAATATCGTTTGTCAATCTCGTGCACGAGCCCGAAACGCTGTTGTAAACATAGAGGTCGCAGTACCCGCGGTCGATGCCGCAGAAGACGATATCGCGGCCGTTGGGCGACCAGTCGGGCGATACCGCCGAGGCAAGGTCTGGAATGAAGGCTTTGAGCAGTTTTTTCTTGTTGATGTCGACGATCCTGAGCTCGTCCTTGCCGTTGTTGCTTGACACAAAGGCAAGCTTGTCGCTGCCCGGGGACCAGCAGAGCCCGCTCCGGAAGGGGTGGAAGGACTCGAAGCTGCCCGCGTAACCGGACTGGCCCACCTCGCGGAAGATCTCGCCCTTTGCGGTGCACACCAGGATGCGCGTGTAGTCCCGAAGGTCGCTGAAATAGGCGACCTTGGTCCCGTCGGGCGAGATCCGGGGCTTCAGGTTGAAGTTGTCCCTGTCTTTTTCGTGTGCGGTGAGCGCAATGCCAAATTTCGCGGGCGCCGCTCGGCGGCCGATTTCCGGCCAATAAAGGCGCTTGAGTTCGGTCCGCCACTCTTCACCAAGCTCTTCCGGAGATTTTCCATACACCTCCTTGAAGCTCCGCTCGACGTTTTTGACTTCCTTGAAACGGGCAAGAAACTGGGAGAACCGTTTTTCGCCCCGCGACTCGGCGAGAAATTCGAAAAACGACTGGCCGCCTTTGTAGGCCATGTAACCGCCGAGTTCGGGCCCGGGAAGTCCGATGGAACCGAAAATCGTGGCGTCCATGAGGAACATGTCCGACTCGGTATTCCATCCCATGGAAAGGTATTCGGCGAGGCCCTCGGCGAACCAGAGCGGAAGCTGGGCGTCGGCGCCGGTTAAAAGCGACGAGCCGAATTGCTCAAATAGAATACTGTACTGAAACCCGTGCACGAGCTCGTGATGAAGCACATGCCGTAGCTCGTCGTACGAACCGTCGAACGGCACCACGATCCTGTTCTTGATCTGCGTGGTAAATCCGCCCACGCCCTCGGGCAGAATGTCGCTGATGACGTTGGTCTGCGCGAAACTGTTGGGACTGCCGTACAGAATGACGGGAATCTTGTCTTTCGGGGCAAAGGAAAAATCGCGGCGAAGCGCTTCGAAATCGTTCTCGATCCATTGGGTGGCTATTGCCGGAAGCACGCCCTGGTTCTGCGAAAAGTAAACTTCAAAATGCGGGACACGGTAGCAGTTCCATTTAAAATACTCGTATTCAACCTTGTTCTTCCCAAAGCCAAAAATTTCCGCGGCGAAAAAGAGCGGCAGGATGGCGATAAAAACTTTGGGGCCGAAATAATTCCGCTGCTGTTGTAAAAATGATAATCGAATCATTGAGAGCTTGCCTTTTTCCGGGTCGTTTTTCGAGCGAGTATGAATTAAAATAATTCAAGGAAATTGCATATGACTTTCATATGACAAACAATATATAATCAGAAGAGGATGCACTGAAATCCAAGAATAAAAAGCAGGACAACGGCAACATTTTTTCCGGATTATTTTTTAAACGGAGAAATAACTTGCCTTTTAAATGAAAAATATTTTATTTGAGTATCTACGTATCATACTTAGAAAATTGGGTTGCAGTATTTTCATTAAAAACAGTTGTTTTGGTGAGCGGCCAGTGAACACGTGCAAGGCGCGCGCAATTTTTTCATTCACCCGGGCTCGGACAATGCTTGATATTTGCAACAACAATATCCATCTGGAGTTACGGTATCCGGACGCCGGTTGCACGATAAAAAAATCATTATATATAAGGATTTGTAAAAACTTGACACTATTTGCCACCAATAGTATTTTGATTGAGATTTTATTTGAATGATAATTTCCTTATTTATACTTTTGCTAGCAATTTAAGCCCTTAATACTTTATCACAAGAATAGGATCCCTCACGATGTGCAGAAAAATCTCTCCGGCGTTCTTTCTGTACTTTCTGGTTGTCATTGTTGGACTATCATCGGCGGGAAGAAGAATCGTTGTCCCCCAGGATTTCCCCTCGATTCATGCGGCGCTCGGTGAGGCTGACGAAGGCGACACGGTCTTCGTATCCAATGGAATTTATCACGAGAACATCGCCATGGCCGACAACGTGGTTCTCATGGGTCAAGACATGCTCAAGACCATCATCGACGGCAGCCGCAAGGCGCCGTGCGTGCTCGGCGCCGACGGCGGCACCATCACCAACTTCACCATCCAGAACGGCACCACCGGTATCCTGTGCAAAAACACCAGGCCGGTCATTTCCCGGAACCTCATCATTGACAACAAGGGAGCCGGCATCCACGCGCTCATCTCG containing:
- a CDS encoding BamA/TamA family outer membrane protein, with amino-acid sequence MIRLSFLQQQRNYFGPKVFIAILPLFFAAEIFGFGKNKVEYEYFKWNCYRVPHFEVYFSQNQGVLPAIATQWIENDFEALRRDFSFAPKDKIPVILYGSPNSFAQTNVISDILPEGVGGFTTQIKNRIVVPFDGSYDELRHVLHHELVHGFQYSILFEQFGSSLLTGADAQLPLWFAEGLAEYLSMGWNTESDMFLMDATIFGSIGLPGPELGGYMAYKGGQSFFEFLAESRGEKRFSQFLARFKEVKNVERSFKEVYGKSPEELGEEWRTELKRLYWPEIGRRAAPAKFGIALTAHEKDRDNFNLKPRISPDGTKVAYFSDLRDYTRILVCTAKGEIFREVGQSGYAGSFESFHPFRSGLCWSPGSDKLAFVSSNNGKDELRIVDINKKKLLKAFIPDLASAVSPDWSPNGRDIVFCGIDRGYCDLYVYNSVSGSCTRLTNDIFSEADPRYTRDGRGIVFARQDTSGAAERSVRKAAPPVQLWYLDLADLHCVQLTASPGNKKAPCFSPDGKFIMYVSDRNGIDNIYVAPFKNPDSAKALTDVIGGCSSPDWAKDSAAAVYCLFQKGGWDIWRVADPMNRLMEKMPEKTKWMESCDDTAKPFFSPEVAADSASGPKKKEAFHGPGRHAAPLTTPETAADEETGISERDTTKAHPDTTAAKSGDSVAVKKTDWQKKEPPAAAAVPVSPPQHVTLNFDTLSPRPYRLTFTPDIVSVGLGTDAYYGYGVSGQIVAVFSDLMGNHQIAVMGDVEGNIADYTHLFASYFNLEHKVNFGLAAFYNREYTATDIFGDSLYFDTDAGAMATLRFPFSMYSRIDVEGFYENLFRVPYLSETTDNGSFVNDTTRRNRTINIFMPSISYTYDDILWGITGPLNGLRAQARVVMSPPVKLIDASFASFDVDVRHYWHILNRFVWANRLAFGASIPLRNEAPSRKFFLGGDENWFLYDFNTAAYQQNVNNFFYSDIIVPFRGWNYLDIIGTKFAVVNTEFRFPFLKEMTLVWPLPLTLRYVNGAVFTDIGNAWNPEEQFKNVPLPKNIYGGVGGGLRANLGIFVLRWDRAWKTDFATFFGPWKDYWSLGAEF